A part of Microcoleus sp. bin38.metabat.b11b12b14.051 genomic DNA contains:
- a CDS encoding EAL domain-containing response regulator, which produces MKKILVIEDDQVIRENILKLLKAEGFDVTGASNGAEGLNAAVSNLPDVILCDVTMPQLDGYGVLAALRSHPVTATVPFIFLTGKADRSEVRQGMELGADDYLTKPFTKAELVGAISSRLKKQAALAKQQYNLRSPSSESLPDADKLEQIKTTLCAALEGEEFQVYYQPQVNVQTGKIMSAEALVRWLHPEKGLISPAEFIPDAEETGFIVELGEWVLQTACRQIQVWQNAGFSLQQVAVNLSPRQFHQANLGSRVAEILAEIGLSPSSLELELTESMMVEDAESAIATLQQLKDLGVSISIDDFGTGYSSLSYLTQYPFDVLKIDRCFISNITDGCTNAAIVKAIIEMAHSLCLEVIAEGVETEAERDFLWRYECDAMQGYLFSPPVPAADFEQLLVEGK; this is translated from the coding sequence ATGAAAAAGATTCTAGTGATTGAGGACGACCAAGTAATTCGCGAGAATATTCTCAAACTCCTCAAAGCAGAAGGTTTCGACGTGACGGGTGCATCCAATGGAGCGGAGGGTTTAAATGCGGCTGTGTCAAATCTTCCTGACGTGATTCTGTGCGACGTGACGATGCCGCAACTTGACGGGTATGGGGTGCTGGCGGCCTTGCGATCGCATCCTGTTACTGCTACAGTACCCTTTATTTTTCTCACAGGTAAAGCCGATCGCTCCGAAGTGCGGCAAGGTATGGAATTGGGAGCAGATGATTACCTGACTAAACCTTTTACTAAAGCTGAGCTTGTGGGCGCGATATCAAGCCGCTTGAAAAAACAAGCAGCTTTGGCAAAACAGCAGTATAATTTGCGATCGCCAAGCAGCGAATCGCTCCCAGATGCCGACAAATTAGAGCAAATCAAAACAACTTTGTGTGCAGCCCTCGAAGGAGAAGAATTTCAAGTTTACTATCAACCGCAGGTCAATGTCCAGACTGGTAAAATCATGAGCGCAGAAGCTTTAGTGCGCTGGCTGCATCCTGAAAAAGGGCTGATTTCCCCCGCCGAATTTATTCCAGATGCCGAAGAAACTGGCTTTATTGTAGAGTTAGGCGAGTGGGTTTTGCAGACAGCTTGCAGGCAAATACAGGTTTGGCAAAATGCTGGTTTTTCCTTGCAGCAGGTAGCGGTGAATCTGTCGCCCCGCCAATTTCACCAGGCGAATCTGGGCAGCAGAGTTGCCGAGATTTTAGCAGAAATTGGTTTGTCACCGAGCAGTTTGGAATTAGAGCTGACTGAAAGTATGATGGTGGAGGATGCCGAAAGTGCGATCGCTACTTTGCAACAATTGAAAGATTTGGGAGTTTCTATCTCTATTGACGATTTCGGTACTGGCTATTCTTCCTTAAGCTATCTAACGCAATACCCTTTCGATGTTTTAAAAATAGACCGCTGTTTTATCAGTAATATCACCGATGGTTGCACAAATGCAGCGATTGTGAAAGCGATTATTGAAATGGCGCACAGTCTCTGTCTCGAAGTAATTGCCGAAGGAGTTGAAACCGAAGCAGAAAGAGATTTTCTCTGGCGCTACGAGTGCGATGCCATGCAAGGATATTTGTTCAGTCCTCCCGTGCCGGCAGCGGATTTTGAACAGTTGCTAGTAGAAGGGAAATAG
- a CDS encoding heme-binding protein: protein MALPSGFPEPAQIGVIEVKQYPPYRAVTYTHAGDLRQATGIAFNPLFQHISNNQIAMTTPVEARYTETSEQINAVPVAEVSFLYPAPNIAPSSVNAAVEVTDTSPMTVVSIGVRGAYTWESYENNLQKLKDWLQEHPEYEIVGPPRRFFYNSPMTAEAAKISEVQIPIKRR from the coding sequence ATGGCATTACCTAGTGGATTCCCTGAACCGGCACAGATTGGGGTTATAGAAGTTAAGCAATATCCTCCATACCGTGCTGTCACCTACACCCACGCGGGCGATTTGCGACAAGCGACAGGAATCGCATTTAACCCCTTATTTCAACACATCAGCAACAACCAAATTGCGATGACAACACCAGTAGAAGCGCGCTATACAGAAACTTCCGAGCAAATCAATGCAGTTCCTGTTGCAGAAGTTTCATTTTTGTATCCCGCACCAAACATCGCCCCTAGCAGCGTTAACGCCGCTGTCGAAGTCACCGATACTTCGCCGATGACAGTTGTCAGCATCGGCGTGCGGGGCGCCTACACTTGGGAAAGCTACGAAAACAACCTCCAGAAACTCAAAGATTGGCTTCAAGAACATCCCGAATACGAAATAGTCGGGCCACCGCGGCGCTTTTTTTACAACTCCCCGATGACAGCGGAAGCAGCTAAAATCAGCGAGGTACAGATTCCCATCAAACGCCGCTGA
- a CDS encoding secondary thiamine-phosphate synthase enzyme YjbQ, whose product MLHHQQILRIQTTGKSLCKITPKIEDAVAKSGIQTGLCSLFLMHTSASLVIQENADPDVLQDLANFLAKLVPEGANYIHDAEGPDDMPAHIRTALTHTSEQIPIARGRLLLGTWQGIYLWEHRQRGSLRELVVHVSGV is encoded by the coding sequence ATGCTTCATCATCAACAAATACTCAGAATTCAAACGACAGGCAAGTCTCTGTGCAAAATCACTCCTAAGATAGAAGATGCGGTGGCGAAATCTGGTATTCAAACGGGACTTTGTAGCTTATTTTTGATGCACACTTCTGCTAGCTTGGTGATTCAAGAAAATGCTGACCCGGATGTACTTCAGGATTTGGCTAATTTTTTGGCTAAACTGGTACCGGAGGGCGCGAATTACATTCACGATGCGGAAGGCCCCGACGATATGCCGGCGCACATTCGCACTGCGCTGACTCATACTTCCGAACAAATCCCGATCGCCCGTGGTAGATTATTGTTAGGAACTTGGCAGGGAATTTACCTCTGGGAACACCGCCAGCGGGGCAGCCTTCGCGAGTTAGTTGTTCATGTCAGCGGCGTTTGA
- a CDS encoding glycosyl transferase has protein sequence MSRPTLYIALTNHGFGHAVRVSSVAAKIQELNPDILLIITTTAPRWLLECYITGDFILRPRAFDVGVVQADSLHMDKEATLEKLREIKKKQNSIVAGEVNFIKQNRVGLVLADIPPLTTRMAAAAGVPCWMMSNFGWDFIYRDWGGEFTEMADWIGECFGKCDRLFRLPLHEPMPAFPNIQDVGLTGGNPRYSNAEIREVFGIKSPPEKTVLLTFGGLGLEAIPYQNLQLFSDWQFITFDALAPDFPNLIKVKNSKFANSFPILPRPVDMMPVCGRLVSKPGYSTFSEALRLEIPVVSIMREGFAEAAVLLEWLQKYAQHQIVTAAEFFEGDWGFLRQPLHPPLLSDKLDKHGTEAIAQAVVDYFKNGD, from the coding sequence ATGTCTCGACCAACATTATATATTGCCCTCACCAATCATGGATTCGGCCATGCCGTCCGAGTTTCCTCCGTCGCTGCAAAAATTCAAGAATTAAATCCAGATATTTTATTAATTATCACCACAACTGCACCTCGCTGGCTGCTGGAATGTTACATTACTGGCGATTTTATCCTCCGTCCCCGTGCTTTTGATGTCGGAGTTGTGCAAGCTGATAGTTTGCATATGGATAAAGAGGCGACTTTGGAAAAATTGCGGGAAATTAAGAAAAAGCAAAATTCTATTGTTGCGGGTGAAGTTAATTTTATTAAGCAAAATCGGGTGGGTTTGGTGTTGGCAGATATTCCTCCTTTGACAACACGAATGGCGGCAGCGGCTGGGGTTCCTTGCTGGATGATGAGCAATTTTGGGTGGGATTTTATCTATCGAGATTGGGGTGGCGAATTTACGGAAATGGCTGATTGGATTGGTGAATGCTTCGGAAAGTGCGATCGGCTTTTTCGTCTGCCTTTGCACGAACCGATGCCAGCTTTCCCCAATATTCAAGATGTGGGCTTAACTGGTGGCAATCCTCGTTATAGTAACGCAGAAATTCGGGAAGTATTCGGCATCAAATCACCGCCGGAAAAAACTGTGTTGCTGACTTTTGGCGGACTGGGTTTAGAGGCAATTCCTTATCAAAATTTACAGCTATTTAGCGATTGGCAATTTATCACTTTTGATGCGTTAGCTCCGGATTTCCCGAATTTGATTAAAGTCAAAAATTCAAAATTTGCAAATTCTTTCCCAATTTTACCGCGTCCGGTTGATATGATGCCTGTCTGCGGCCGTTTGGTTTCTAAACCGGGATACAGCACTTTTTCGGAAGCTTTGCGTTTGGAAATACCTGTGGTTTCTATCATGAGAGAAGGTTTTGCGGAAGCTGCGGTGTTGTTGGAATGGCTCCAAAAGTATGCACAACATCAAATTGTGACGGCGGCGGAGTTTTTTGAGGGGGATTGGGGGTTTTTGCGACAACCGCTGCATCCGCCGCTGTTGTCGGATAAGTTGGATAAGCACGGTACGGAGGCGATCGCCCAAGCTGTTGTAGACTATTTTAAAAATGGGGATTAG
- a CDS encoding chemotaxis response regulator protein-glutamate methylesterase yields the protein MPLIKILIVDASVVVRRLLNNVLDGDPALEVVGTAPNGKIALAKISQMNPDLIVLDVEMPEMEGWETLAAIQKQHKDIPIIIFTALTELVAVTTLNAMALGATNYVAKPQNMKGNEEALEYVHNQLIPKIKAFFKGKQSEKLGNIKLGETNNIFTTQLPNISQSISSNLAVNIKSKVEIVAIGASTGGPNALEAVLQDLPANFPVPIVIVQHMPPVFTKRLADRLTSKCQIRVEEAVTGCIVEAGRAWIAPGDYHIVLEKQGFGVRIRTHQEARENSCRPAVDVLFRSTAKIYGAGVLGVVLTGMGQDGLLGCQNIREAGGKIIAQDEASSVVWGMPGSVVNSGFADRVVSLQDMAREIIDRVSSQ from the coding sequence ATGCCCCTAATTAAAATTTTAATTGTTGATGCTTCTGTGGTGGTGCGCCGATTATTAAATAACGTACTAGACGGCGATCCTGCACTCGAAGTTGTGGGGACTGCACCCAACGGTAAAATCGCTTTAGCCAAGATTTCTCAGATGAATCCTGATTTGATTGTGCTGGATGTGGAGATGCCGGAAATGGAGGGTTGGGAGACGCTGGCAGCTATCCAAAAACAGCACAAGGATATTCCGATAATTATCTTTACGGCGCTGACAGAGTTGGTGGCTGTTACGACTCTGAATGCTATGGCGCTCGGTGCTACGAATTATGTGGCTAAGCCTCAGAATATGAAGGGCAATGAAGAGGCGCTAGAGTACGTCCATAATCAATTAATCCCTAAAATTAAGGCTTTTTTTAAGGGGAAACAGAGCGAAAAGTTGGGTAATATCAAATTGGGTGAAACTAACAATATTTTTACCACGCAGTTGCCAAATATATCGCAGTCTATTTCGTCTAATTTAGCGGTAAATATTAAGTCTAAGGTTGAAATTGTGGCGATTGGGGCTTCGACGGGCGGGCCAAATGCTTTGGAAGCTGTTTTGCAGGATTTGCCGGCTAATTTTCCTGTACCAATTGTGATTGTGCAGCATATGCCTCCGGTTTTTACGAAGCGTTTGGCCGATCGACTAACCTCCAAGTGCCAAATTAGAGTGGAGGAGGCTGTGACGGGATGTATTGTCGAAGCTGGGCGGGCTTGGATAGCGCCCGGTGATTACCATATTGTGTTGGAAAAACAGGGTTTTGGGGTGCGAATTCGCACGCATCAAGAGGCGCGGGAAAATTCTTGTCGCCCTGCGGTGGATGTGCTGTTTCGATCGACTGCTAAGATTTATGGTGCTGGTGTTTTGGGTGTGGTGTTGACTGGAATGGGGCAAGACGGGCTGCTGGGCTGTCAGAATATTCGGGAGGCTGGCGGTAAGATTATTGCTCAAGATGAGGCTAGCAGCGTTGTCTGGGGGATGCCGGGAAGTGTGGTTAATTCTGGTTTTGCCGATCGAGTGGTATCCTTACAAGACATGGCACGCGAAATTATCGATCGAGTCAGTAGTCAGTAG
- a CDS encoding methyl-accepting chemotaxis protein, giving the protein MSTQNQSPASKSPEIDSSASGDLSETVVAETDASQGTAEMLDSQCRQQLILALTAVRDGDFSVRLPADNGLGEIAKVFNEMVSVNEKFADEVERVSQAVAEEGKVPKLTAIKEFKGSWVSSIDAVNVTLNSLVLPTIDMARVLHAVAKGDLSEKFSLEVQGKPIKGLFRRIGTTLNKMVDQLNGFSLEVTRVAREVGSEGKLGTQAEVEGLSGIWKELTESVNLMAANLTNQVRNITKVATAISVGDLNEKITVEAEGEILQLKDTLNQMVDCLNDFAKEVTRVAKEVGTEGKLGGQAQVHGVAGVWKDLTTNVNLMASNLTSQVRSIAEVTTAVAQGDLSKKITVEAEGEIRDLKNTINDMTVQLNEFALEVTRVAREVGVEGRLGGQATVEGLSGTWLSLAGNVNIMAANLTEQVRSIAEVSTAVAKGDLSKKITVEVQGEVLELKDTLNTMVDQLNTFADEVTGLAKQVVSGQLGGQATVPDIGGTWKDLTDNVNLMAANLTAQVQHISQVAIAVSSASEELIGESQNMGAAAEETSAQAGTVSAAADLVNSNTQSVATGIEEMNVSIKEIAKNASEAATVANSAVRMAETTNQTITKLGVSSAEIGNVVKVITSIAQQTNLLALNATIEAARAGEAGKGFAVVANEVKELAKQTAVATEDISKKVEAIQADTKSSVQAIGQITSIINQISDFQTTIASAVEEQTATTTEISRNINQVAIGSSEIARNITSVADAAESTAASASNTQNSAIELSKTAAQLQGLVNQFKY; this is encoded by the coding sequence ATGAGTACACAAAATCAATCACCAGCCTCAAAATCTCCAGAAATTGATTCGTCGGCTAGCGGGGATTTAAGCGAGACTGTAGTTGCAGAAACCGACGCCAGCCAGGGGACAGCAGAGATGCTCGACAGCCAGTGCCGCCAGCAACTGATTCTCGCTCTAACAGCAGTCAGAGATGGCGACTTTAGCGTGCGTTTGCCCGCTGACAACGGCTTGGGAGAAATTGCCAAAGTGTTTAATGAAATGGTGAGTGTCAATGAAAAGTTTGCTGACGAAGTAGAGCGCGTCAGCCAAGCAGTTGCCGAGGAAGGCAAAGTCCCCAAGCTAACGGCAATTAAAGAATTTAAAGGTTCTTGGGTGAGCAGTATTGACGCGGTGAACGTGACGCTAAACAGCTTAGTTCTTCCGACGATAGACATGGCGCGAGTCCTGCACGCTGTGGCTAAAGGTGATTTGTCGGAGAAATTTAGCTTAGAAGTTCAAGGTAAACCGATCAAAGGATTGTTCCGCCGCATTGGGACGACTCTCAACAAAATGGTAGACCAATTAAATGGTTTTAGTTTAGAAGTAACTCGCGTCGCCCGGGAAGTGGGCAGCGAAGGCAAGTTGGGAACTCAAGCAGAGGTAGAAGGGCTTTCGGGTATTTGGAAAGAACTTACCGAAAGCGTTAACTTGATGGCGGCAAATCTCACAAATCAAGTGCGGAATATTACCAAGGTGGCAACGGCAATTAGTGTCGGGGATTTGAACGAAAAAATTACTGTTGAAGCTGAAGGGGAAATTTTGCAACTGAAAGATACTCTCAATCAAATGGTTGACTGTCTCAATGATTTTGCAAAAGAGGTGACGCGGGTAGCAAAAGAGGTGGGAACTGAGGGCAAACTTGGGGGTCAAGCACAAGTCCACGGAGTTGCTGGAGTCTGGAAGGATTTAACCACAAATGTTAATTTGATGGCGAGCAATCTTACCAGTCAGGTACGCAGTATTGCGGAAGTTACTACAGCAGTTGCTCAGGGAGATTTGTCTAAGAAAATTACTGTGGAAGCTGAAGGGGAAATTCGGGATCTGAAGAATACGATTAATGACATGACTGTTCAGCTCAATGAGTTTGCTTTAGAAGTGACGCGAGTTGCTAGAGAGGTTGGCGTTGAAGGTAGATTGGGAGGTCAAGCAACAGTTGAGGGTTTGTCGGGGACTTGGCTGAGTTTGGCTGGTAATGTGAATATTATGGCGGCTAATCTTACGGAACAAGTTCGGAGTATTGCGGAAGTTTCTACGGCGGTGGCTAAGGGAGATTTGTCTAAGAAAATTACTGTGGAAGTTCAAGGAGAAGTTCTGGAACTTAAGGATACGTTGAATACGATGGTTGACCAGCTTAATACTTTTGCCGATGAAGTAACTGGGCTGGCTAAACAGGTTGTTTCTGGACAATTGGGAGGGCAGGCGACTGTTCCTGATATTGGCGGGACTTGGAAAGATTTGACGGATAATGTTAATTTGATGGCGGCGAATTTGACGGCTCAGGTACAGCATATTTCCCAAGTGGCGATCGCAGTTAGCAGTGCTTCGGAGGAATTGATTGGGGAAAGCCAAAATATGGGCGCTGCGGCTGAGGAAACTTCGGCTCAAGCGGGGACGGTATCTGCGGCGGCGGATTTAGTTAATAGCAATACTCAATCGGTGGCTACGGGGATTGAGGAAATGAATGTGAGCATTAAAGAAATTGCTAAGAATGCTTCGGAGGCTGCGACGGTTGCGAATTCGGCGGTGAGGATGGCGGAAACTACGAATCAAACGATTACTAAACTCGGCGTTAGTAGTGCAGAAATTGGTAATGTTGTCAAGGTGATTACTTCGATCGCCCAACAGACTAATTTACTGGCTCTGAATGCTACGATTGAGGCGGCGCGGGCTGGGGAAGCGGGTAAGGGTTTCGCGGTGGTGGCGAATGAGGTGAAGGAGTTGGCGAAGCAAACGGCGGTGGCGACTGAGGATATCAGCAAGAAGGTGGAGGCTATTCAAGCTGATACTAAAAGCTCCGTGCAGGCGATCGGGCAAATTACTTCTATTATCAACCAAATCAGCGATTTCCAAACGACGATCGCCAGTGCCGTTGAGGAACAAACGGCTACAACTACCGAAATTTCGCGCAATATCAACCAAGTTGCGATCGGTTCTTCGGAAATTGCCCGCAACATTACCAGCGTCGCCGATGCAGCCGAAAGTACCGCCGCCAGTGCTAGCAATACTCAAAATTCTGCGATCGAACTATCAAAAACTGCCGCCCAATTGCAAGGACTTGTCAATCAATTTAAGTATTGA
- a CDS encoding chemotaxis protein CheC, with translation MELTADEIDALKELINIGVGSAAGMLNEMIQFPIRLQIPDIELLSAKELRSELKKRFGIDPLSTVQLGFTGSFSGSAQLLFPTDSAVNLVSVLTGEQKGSPDLDALKISTLSEVGNMVINGVMGSIGNILDQPLDYAVPYYAEEEIEELLLKEHSLECGSVLLAPAHFSIEELQIQGDILLFFDMGSFQMLLKAIAAVS, from the coding sequence GTGGAGCTAACAGCAGATGAAATCGATGCTTTGAAAGAGCTGATCAATATTGGCGTGGGAAGTGCCGCTGGAATGTTGAACGAAATGATTCAATTTCCCATCCGGTTGCAGATTCCAGATATTGAGCTTTTATCCGCGAAGGAGCTCAGAAGCGAATTAAAAAAACGCTTCGGCATAGATCCTCTTTCCACTGTGCAACTCGGCTTCACCGGCTCATTTAGCGGCAGCGCCCAGCTACTTTTCCCTACCGACAGTGCGGTGAATTTAGTCTCTGTTCTCACTGGCGAACAAAAGGGAAGTCCTGACCTTGATGCTCTCAAAATTAGTACCCTCAGCGAGGTCGGAAATATGGTCATTAACGGTGTCATGGGCTCAATTGGCAATATTTTAGACCAGCCGTTAGACTATGCGGTTCCCTATTACGCAGAGGAGGAAATTGAGGAATTACTGTTAAAAGAACATTCTCTGGAGTGCGGGAGCGTGCTGTTGGCTCCGGCTCATTTTAGTATTGAAGAGCTGCAAATTCAAGGAGATATTTTGCTATTCTTTGATATGGGTTCCTTTCAGATGCTGCTGAAGGCGATCGCCGCAGTATCTTAA
- a CDS encoding response regulator, producing the protein MGLVLIIDDAAFARRMIRKAIEEAGHQVIEATNGQEGLDMAASHSPDCIMTDLLMPEMDGFAFLKALGEKGSKIPVIVLSADIQDSAKQKCAELGAFMMLKKPPKAPDIQAAIQKALDSK; encoded by the coding sequence ATGGGTTTAGTTTTAATTATAGATGATGCAGCATTTGCTCGGCGAATGATTCGCAAAGCAATCGAAGAAGCCGGACATCAAGTTATAGAAGCAACCAACGGACAAGAAGGGTTAGATATGGCTGCTTCGCATTCGCCAGACTGTATCATGACAGATTTGTTAATGCCAGAAATGGACGGTTTTGCCTTCCTCAAAGCCCTGGGCGAAAAAGGTTCAAAAATTCCAGTAATCGTACTTTCAGCAGATATTCAAGACAGCGCTAAGCAGAAGTGCGCTGAATTGGGAGCATTTATGATGCTGAAAAAGCCCCCAAAAGCTCCAGACATTCAGGCTGCAATCCAAAAAGCTCTGGATAGCAAATAG